A genomic window from Nocardioides sp. BP30 includes:
- a CDS encoding heavy metal translocating P-type ATPase, producing the protein MTASPSRQLELAITGMTCASCANRIERKLNRLDGVSASVNYATEKARVEYAEGIGADDLVAAVVAAGYDAAPVPDVDPGSDAEPSGAPDPLIRRLVVAAVLSVPIVAIAMLAPLADGHGTGWAWVTFALATPVVTWAAWPFHRAALANLRHGATTMDTLVSLGVVVSYLWSLGALLGSGEVYLEVAATVTTFLLAGRVLEHRAKRSAGEALRALMTLGAKQVHVLRDGVEVTVPIGRLAVGELFVVRPGERIATDGVVESGASAVDASLLTGEPVPVEVGAGVPVTGGTLNTHGRLVVRASGVGADTQLARIARLVEEAQSGKAAAQRLADRVSAYFVPTVLVIALLTFVGWLVAGQPASGAMSAAVAVLIVACPCALGLATPTALLVGTGRGAQLGVLLRGPEVLESTRRVDTVVLDKTGTVTRGELRLIEVVAGASASEPDVRRRAAAVESASEHPIARAIAGADSTNPPSVDDFAALPGLGAEGTVEGRRVVVGRPDLLRSRGLPLDEALQDAVERAEAAGATAVAVGWDGSARGVLVVADTLKEGAADAVAGLRRLGLEPVLLTGDHERAARTVAGEVGITAVISGVLPEEKAAHVRALQGEGRVVAMVGDGVNDAAALATADLGIAMGTGADAAIAAGDLTLVRGDLGLVPTAVRLARATLGTIRANLAWAFGYNVVLIPLAVSGRLEPMLAGAAMALSSLCVVGNSLRLRRFSG; encoded by the coding sequence ATGACCGCCTCGCCCAGCCGCCAGCTCGAACTCGCCATCACGGGGATGACGTGCGCCTCCTGCGCCAACCGGATCGAGCGCAAGCTCAACAGGCTCGACGGGGTCAGCGCGAGCGTGAACTACGCCACCGAGAAGGCCCGGGTCGAGTACGCCGAGGGCATCGGGGCCGACGACCTGGTCGCGGCAGTGGTGGCCGCCGGCTACGACGCCGCGCCCGTCCCGGACGTCGACCCGGGCTCCGATGCGGAGCCGAGCGGGGCGCCCGATCCGCTGATCCGACGGCTCGTGGTCGCCGCGGTGCTCAGCGTGCCGATCGTGGCGATCGCGATGCTCGCGCCCCTCGCCGACGGGCATGGCACCGGATGGGCCTGGGTGACGTTCGCCCTGGCCACACCGGTGGTGACGTGGGCGGCCTGGCCGTTCCACCGCGCTGCCCTGGCGAACCTGCGGCACGGCGCCACCACGATGGACACGCTGGTCTCGCTGGGCGTCGTCGTCTCCTATCTCTGGTCGCTGGGTGCGTTGCTGGGCTCGGGCGAGGTCTACCTCGAGGTCGCCGCGACGGTGACGACCTTCCTGCTGGCCGGGCGCGTGCTCGAGCACCGGGCGAAGCGGAGCGCGGGGGAGGCGCTGCGCGCGCTGATGACCCTGGGCGCCAAGCAGGTGCACGTCCTGCGCGACGGCGTCGAGGTCACGGTGCCGATCGGGCGGCTGGCCGTGGGCGAGCTGTTCGTGGTGCGGCCGGGGGAGCGGATCGCCACGGACGGCGTCGTGGAGTCCGGAGCGTCCGCCGTCGATGCCTCGCTGCTCACCGGCGAGCCGGTGCCGGTGGAGGTGGGCGCCGGGGTTCCGGTCACCGGCGGCACGCTCAACACCCACGGGCGCCTCGTCGTCCGCGCGTCGGGCGTCGGCGCCGACACCCAGCTGGCGCGGATCGCCCGGCTGGTCGAGGAGGCGCAGAGCGGCAAGGCGGCGGCTCAGCGGCTCGCGGACCGGGTCTCGGCGTACTTCGTGCCGACGGTCCTGGTCATCGCCCTGCTGACCTTCGTCGGCTGGCTGGTCGCCGGCCAGCCGGCCTCCGGGGCGATGAGCGCCGCCGTCGCCGTCCTCATCGTCGCGTGTCCCTGCGCGCTGGGTCTGGCCACCCCCACCGCGCTGCTCGTGGGCACCGGTCGCGGCGCCCAGCTCGGCGTGCTGCTGCGCGGGCCCGAGGTCCTGGAGTCCACCCGCCGCGTCGACACCGTCGTGCTGGACAAGACCGGCACCGTGACCCGCGGCGAGCTGCGGCTGATCGAGGTGGTCGCGGGCGCGTCGGCCTCCGAACCGGACGTACGGCGCCGCGCCGCCGCTGTGGAGTCAGCCTCCGAGCATCCGATCGCGCGGGCGATCGCGGGCGCCGACTCGACGAACCCGCCCTCGGTCGATGACTTTGCCGCCCTCCCCGGTCTGGGTGCGGAGGGAACGGTCGAGGGCCGGCGGGTGGTCGTCGGGCGGCCGGATCTGCTGCGCTCGCGCGGGTTGCCGCTCGACGAGGCCCTCCAGGACGCCGTGGAGCGGGCCGAGGCCGCCGGAGCCACCGCTGTGGCGGTCGGCTGGGACGGCTCGGCGCGAGGTGTCCTCGTCGTCGCCGACACCCTCAAGGAGGGCGCGGCCGACGCCGTCGCCGGGCTGCGTCGGCTCGGCCTCGAGCCGGTCCTGCTGACCGGGGACCACGAGCGCGCCGCCCGCACGGTCGCGGGCGAGGTGGGGATCACCGCGGTGATCAGCGGCGTACTGCCTGAGGAGAAGGCCGCGCACGTCCGTGCCCTCCAGGGGGAGGGGCGGGTCGTGGCGATGGTCGGTGACGGGGTCAACGACGCGGCGGCGCTCGCCACCGCCGATCTGGGCATCGCCATGGGCACCGGCGCCGATGCGGCCATCGCGGCCGGTGACCTGACGCTGGTCCGCGGTGATCTGGGGCTGGTCCCCACGGCGGTCCGGCTCGCGCGTGCCACCCTCGGCACCATCCGTGCCAACCTGGCCTGGGCCTTCGGCTACAACGTGGTGCTCATCCCGCTGGCGGTCTCCGGTCGCCTCGAGCCGATGCTGGCCGGTGCCGCGATGGCGCTCTCCTCGTTGTGTGTGGTGGGGAACAGCCTGCGGTTGCGGCGATTCTCGGGGTAG
- a CDS encoding heavy-metal-associated domain-containing protein: MSTFEGTVEGMTCQHCVASVSEEVSALPGVSAVEVDLASGGLRVTSDVPLEREDVARAVVEAGYALR, encoded by the coding sequence ATGAGCACCTTCGAAGGCACCGTCGAGGGCATGACCTGCCAGCACTGCGTCGCCTCGGTGAGCGAGGAGGTCTCGGCTCTGCCGGGTGTCAGCGCCGTCGAGGTCGACCTGGCGTCGGGCGGGTTGCGCGTGACCTCCGACGTACCGCTGGAGCGGGAGGACGTCGCCCGGGCCGTGGTGGAAGCGGGGTACGCGCTGCGATGA
- a CDS encoding metal-sensitive transcriptional regulator, producing MSEHGYIHRKDDYLKRLRRIEGQARGVARMVEEEQYCIDILTQISAMTKALHAVSLGLLEEHMSHCVVDAARSSDAEAQEKVTEAVEAITRLVRS from the coding sequence ATGAGCGAGCACGGCTACATCCACCGCAAGGACGACTACCTCAAACGACTGCGACGCATCGAGGGCCAGGCGCGCGGCGTCGCGCGGATGGTCGAGGAGGAGCAGTACTGCATCGACATCCTCACGCAGATCTCGGCGATGACGAAGGCGCTGCACGCCGTCTCGCTGGGCCTGCTGGAGGAGCACATGAGCCACTGCGTGGTCGACGCCGCCCGCAGCAGCGACGCGGAGGCGCAGGAGAAGGTCACCGAGGCCGTCGAGGCGATCACCCGGCTGGTGCGCTCATGA
- a CDS encoding cold-shock protein has product MAQGTVKWFNAEKGFGFIAQEDGGDDVFVHYSAIQTNGYKSLDENQKVEFDVTQGPKGPQAENVRPL; this is encoded by the coding sequence ATGGCTCAGGGCACCGTGAAGTGGTTCAACGCTGAGAAGGGCTTCGGCTTCATCGCGCAGGAGGACGGCGGCGACGACGTCTTCGTGCACTACTCGGCGATTCAGACCAACGGCTACAAGTCGCTCGACGAGAACCAGAAGGTCGAGTTCGACGTCACCCAGGGTCCGAAGGGCCCGCAGGCGGAGAACGTCCGCCCTCTCTGA
- a CDS encoding phage tail protein — MTLAPYIPQQPSGQLRPRRDPDWMVHQLPVQMVAHDFFRRFVSIFQELGTTLLEDADNIDHILDVTVAPPELVRWLGSWISAAPIDEALPEELQRRMVRSAARTLTWRGTAHGLREFLELLSDGPAEVEDGGGIWRSGEAPADTAWVRLRVASTGQLAVAEFVERIRDEVPAHARAELYVGDELVWRSGEDAGSHGSAYGRKA, encoded by the coding sequence ATGACGCTCGCCCCCTACATCCCACAGCAGCCGAGCGGGCAGCTGCGGCCGCGCCGGGACCCGGACTGGATGGTGCACCAGCTGCCGGTCCAGATGGTCGCGCACGACTTCTTCCGCAGGTTCGTCTCGATCTTCCAGGAGCTCGGTACGACGCTGCTGGAGGATGCCGACAACATCGACCACATCCTCGACGTCACCGTCGCTCCGCCGGAGCTGGTGCGGTGGTTGGGATCGTGGATCTCGGCCGCGCCGATCGACGAGGCGCTGCCCGAGGAACTGCAGCGCCGGATGGTGCGCAGTGCCGCTCGCACGCTGACCTGGCGCGGCACAGCGCACGGCCTGCGCGAGTTCCTCGAGCTGCTCAGCGACGGTCCGGCCGAGGTCGAGGACGGCGGCGGCATCTGGCGCAGCGGTGAGGCACCGGCCGACACCGCCTGGGTCCGGCTGCGGGTGGCCTCCACCGGCCAGCTCGCGGTGGCCGAGTTCGTCGAGCGGATCCGTGACGAGGTGCCGGCGCACGCGCGCGCCGAGCTCTATGTGGGCGACGAGCTGGTCTGGCGATCAGGGGAGGATGCCGGCTCGCACGGGTCGGCGTACGGGAGGAAGGCATGA
- a CDS encoding putative baseplate assembly protein yields MPLPTPGLDDRTFQSIVDEAKRLIPRYAPEWTNHNVSDPGVALIELFAWMSEMVLYRVNQVPERLYTHFLNMVGIEPFPPSVARADLTFWLSAVLEAPVVVPANTQVMTAASAADGADAVVFSTTEELVIAPPVLEAAQTVQVAGTVDNVWEDLRFGTEGVRAFASPQLSPGDALCLGFHDSLAGMVIRLVVEAQAEGIGVDPNRPPLAWEVWNGGGWIGCTVHQDSTGGLNRAGEIVLLVPVEHAPSTVGNQAAYWLRARLLAPLPGQPTYQASPRVRGLSVEALGGTVLAEHAEQLPGEVIGRSDGTPGQSFVVSRTPVLPRRTGEHVLVRDGDQETIWREVEDFSLAGPDDRVYVWDGGSGIVRFGPRVRYADGTVRQHGAIPRDSARIEVSGYRHGGGVRGNVGARTLTLMRTTVPFVNAVSNLGRASGGVDAETVAEAKERGPLTLRTGQRAVTVGDFERLTLEASPEVARARCQAAGPGNAHVQLLVVPQVRREVGEHHLDDYAISPSLMETITAHLDQHRIVGTAIEVSTPYYQGVSVVALVHGDPGRPPALVQQRAVDALDRYLNPLIGGADGTGWPFDADVNAATVTQLLESVEGVERVEEVLLYEFDLRTGRRLGAARDVIRLDRQSLFLSAAHRVVVR; encoded by the coding sequence ATGCCTCTCCCCACTCCCGGCCTCGACGACCGGACCTTCCAGAGCATCGTCGACGAGGCGAAGCGGCTGATCCCGCGCTACGCCCCGGAATGGACCAACCACAACGTCTCCGACCCCGGCGTGGCGCTGATCGAGCTGTTCGCCTGGATGAGCGAGATGGTGCTCTATCGGGTCAACCAGGTCCCCGAGCGGCTCTACACCCACTTCCTCAACATGGTCGGGATCGAGCCGTTCCCGCCGTCGGTCGCACGTGCGGACCTGACGTTCTGGCTCTCCGCCGTGCTCGAGGCTCCCGTGGTCGTGCCGGCCAACACCCAGGTGATGACGGCGGCGAGCGCCGCCGACGGCGCCGACGCGGTGGTCTTCAGCACCACCGAGGAGCTGGTGATCGCCCCGCCGGTGCTCGAGGCCGCGCAGACCGTCCAGGTCGCCGGCACCGTCGACAACGTGTGGGAGGACCTGCGCTTCGGCACCGAGGGCGTGCGTGCGTTCGCCTCGCCGCAGCTGAGTCCCGGCGACGCGCTCTGCCTCGGCTTCCACGACAGCCTGGCCGGGATGGTGATCCGGCTGGTGGTCGAGGCCCAGGCCGAGGGCATCGGCGTCGACCCCAACCGGCCGCCGCTGGCCTGGGAGGTCTGGAACGGCGGGGGCTGGATCGGCTGCACCGTCCACCAGGACTCCACCGGCGGCCTCAACCGGGCCGGCGAGATCGTGCTGCTCGTCCCGGTGGAGCACGCGCCGTCCACTGTCGGCAACCAGGCCGCGTACTGGCTGCGTGCCCGGCTGCTCGCGCCGCTGCCGGGCCAGCCGACGTACCAGGCCTCGCCGCGGGTCCGCGGCCTCAGCGTCGAGGCGCTGGGTGGCACCGTGCTGGCCGAGCATGCCGAGCAGCTGCCCGGCGAGGTCATCGGCCGCAGCGACGGTACGCCGGGCCAGAGCTTCGTGGTCTCGCGCACGCCCGTGCTGCCGCGTCGTACCGGTGAGCACGTGCTCGTCCGCGACGGCGACCAGGAGACGATCTGGCGCGAGGTGGAGGACTTCTCGCTGGCCGGTCCCGACGACCGGGTCTATGTCTGGGACGGCGGGTCGGGCATCGTCCGCTTCGGGCCGCGGGTGCGCTACGCCGACGGCACCGTGCGCCAGCACGGCGCCATCCCGCGCGACAGCGCTCGGATCGAGGTCAGCGGCTACCGGCACGGTGGCGGCGTGCGTGGCAACGTCGGGGCCCGGACCCTGACCCTGATGCGCACGACCGTGCCGTTCGTGAACGCCGTCTCCAACCTCGGCCGGGCGAGTGGCGGCGTGGACGCCGAGACCGTCGCCGAGGCCAAGGAGCGCGGTCCGCTGACCCTGCGCACCGGGCAGCGCGCGGTGACGGTGGGCGACTTCGAGCGGCTGACGCTCGAGGCATCGCCCGAGGTCGCCCGAGCGCGGTGCCAGGCGGCCGGTCCCGGCAACGCGCACGTCCAGCTCCTCGTCGTCCCGCAGGTCCGGCGCGAGGTCGGCGAGCATCACCTCGACGACTACGCGATCTCGCCGTCGCTGATGGAGACCATCACCGCGCATCTGGACCAGCACCGGATCGTGGGCACGGCGATCGAGGTGAGCACGCCGTACTACCAGGGCGTCTCGGTCGTGGCGCTGGTGCACGGCGACCCCGGCCGCCCACCGGCGTTGGTGCAGCAGCGCGCCGTGGACGCGCTGGACCGCTACCTGAACCCGCTCATCGGCGGTGCCGACGGCACCGGCTGGCCCTTCGACGCCGACGTGAACGCCGCGACGGTCACCCAGCTGCTGGAGTCGGTCGAGGGGGTCGAGCGCGTCGAGGAGGTGCTGCTCTACGAGTTCGACCTGCGCACCGGTCGCCGGCTCGGGGCGGCCCGGGACGTCATCCGGCTCGACCGGCAGTCGCTGTTCCTCTCCGCGGCGCACCGGGTGGTCGTGCGATGA
- a CDS encoding GPW/gp25 family protein translates to MTSGPHEGRLPARVTGQRDPRVPAGTDPSFLGSGFAWPLGVDHTGSIRLSDPVADLDRSIELVLMTAPGERLMRPQFGCRIWDLLFEPVTPNLLGQIAVSVRQAIAQWEPRVEVDEVVPVPDQDEPALVRIGIAYRIRATNDRRNLVYPFYLIPHDSEE, encoded by the coding sequence TTGACCAGTGGACCGCACGAGGGCCGGCTGCCGGCCCGTGTCACCGGCCAGCGCGACCCGAGGGTGCCGGCCGGTACCGACCCCTCCTTCCTGGGTAGCGGCTTCGCCTGGCCGCTCGGCGTGGACCACACCGGCTCGATCCGGCTCTCGGATCCGGTCGCGGACCTGGACCGGTCGATCGAGCTGGTGCTGATGACGGCACCGGGGGAGCGGCTGATGCGCCCGCAGTTCGGCTGCCGGATCTGGGACCTGCTCTTCGAGCCGGTGACGCCGAACCTGCTGGGTCAGATCGCCGTGTCGGTGCGCCAGGCGATCGCCCAGTGGGAGCCCCGGGTCGAGGTGGACGAGGTAGTGCCCGTGCCCGACCAGGACGAACCGGCCCTGGTGCGGATCGGCATCGCCTACCGGATCCGAGCCACCAATGACCGGCGCAACCTGGTCTACCCGTTCTACCTGATCCCCCACGACAGCGAAGAGTGA
- a CDS encoding phage baseplate assembly protein V, whose protein sequence is MTITLAPEIKVGGQDLAAVWLDRLVGVRIDLQVGLVGRATLRFRDFGAALAQASLFTLEKSVTVGRAGAASPVFTGTVVGISLDQGESRQPELVVTVDDAAHKLAHGTTTKTYLNSSVSTVVGDVLRAHGLSASSAQPESATHPYLLQSGTDLDFLNEICARTGRVWWVEGASTLRFEKAGTSDTTVALVFGKDLDGFSVKATSLRPDKVQVVGWDPAQQQMITGDSATPSTKSKGDLVDPFLSDLNGGAKTLVVRDAAPMDADEATAMASSIFAAAASDGVVARGTGDFNPAIALATTVNVSDAGPASGKYLVTAIEHVYDISGFTTRFTAGPHRPRHLVDVLGVPVDGSGFTLPGVITGVVTNVADPDNAGKVKVTYATQGSTVESPWARVVTIGAGKGRGLEFQPEVNDEVLVAFEQGDTRRPLVLGGLFSAKNTLPTSPKAGNVDGSSIAYRRITSRLGHVIELADGTSEDSKYVLVKLAGGQHQLRIGADKTDLTIANKELTITNGAAKIVFSEQGDITIQGKSITLKADTTLDAQAGTKASVAGKTGVDVQGAEVKIDGQANTTVQAGAQLALKGAVVMIN, encoded by the coding sequence ATGACCATCACCCTCGCCCCCGAGATCAAGGTCGGTGGACAGGACCTCGCAGCCGTCTGGCTGGACCGGCTGGTCGGCGTCCGCATCGACCTGCAGGTAGGCCTGGTCGGCCGGGCCACGCTGCGCTTCCGCGACTTCGGAGCGGCCCTGGCGCAGGCGTCGCTGTTCACGCTCGAGAAGTCGGTCACGGTGGGCAGGGCCGGGGCCGCGAGCCCTGTCTTCACCGGCACCGTGGTGGGCATCTCGCTCGACCAGGGGGAGAGCCGCCAGCCCGAGCTCGTGGTGACCGTCGACGACGCCGCACACAAGCTGGCCCACGGCACCACCACCAAGACCTACCTCAACAGCAGCGTGAGCACCGTCGTCGGCGACGTCCTGCGCGCGCACGGCCTCTCGGCCAGCAGCGCCCAGCCGGAGAGCGCCACCCATCCCTACCTGCTGCAGTCGGGCACCGACCTGGACTTCCTCAACGAGATCTGCGCGCGCACCGGCCGGGTCTGGTGGGTCGAGGGCGCGAGCACGCTCCGCTTCGAGAAGGCCGGTACGTCGGACACCACCGTCGCGCTCGTCTTCGGCAAGGACCTGGACGGGTTCTCGGTCAAGGCCACCAGCCTGCGGCCGGACAAGGTCCAGGTCGTGGGCTGGGACCCGGCGCAACAGCAGATGATCACCGGTGACTCCGCCACCCCGTCGACGAAGTCGAAGGGCGACCTGGTGGACCCCTTCCTCAGTGACCTCAACGGCGGAGCGAAGACGTTGGTGGTCCGCGACGCGGCGCCGATGGACGCCGACGAGGCGACCGCGATGGCCTCCTCGATCTTCGCGGCCGCCGCCTCCGACGGTGTCGTGGCACGGGGCACGGGCGACTTCAACCCGGCCATCGCCCTGGCGACGACCGTCAACGTCAGCGACGCCGGTCCGGCTTCGGGCAAGTACCTGGTCACGGCGATCGAGCACGTCTACGACATCAGCGGCTTCACCACCCGCTTCACCGCGGGCCCGCACCGGCCGCGGCACCTGGTCGACGTCCTCGGCGTCCCCGTCGACGGGAGTGGCTTCACCCTTCCGGGCGTGATCACCGGTGTCGTCACCAACGTCGCCGACCCGGACAACGCGGGCAAGGTCAAGGTCACCTACGCGACCCAGGGCAGCACCGTGGAGTCGCCGTGGGCGAGGGTCGTCACGATCGGCGCCGGCAAGGGCCGTGGGCTGGAGTTCCAGCCCGAGGTCAACGACGAGGTGCTGGTCGCCTTCGAGCAGGGCGACACCCGGCGGCCGCTGGTGCTCGGGGGACTCTTCAGCGCGAAGAACACCCTGCCGACCTCGCCCAAGGCGGGCAACGTGGACGGCTCCAGCATCGCCTACCGCCGGATCACCTCGCGGCTGGGCCACGTGATCGAGCTGGCCGACGGCACCTCCGAGGACAGCAAGTACGTGCTGGTCAAGCTGGCCGGCGGCCAGCACCAGCTGCGGATCGGAGCGGACAAGACCGATCTGACGATCGCCAACAAGGAGCTCACGATCACCAACGGCGCTGCCAAGATCGTCTTCTCCGAGCAGGGCGACATCACGATCCAGGGCAAGAGCATCACGCTCAAGGCGGACACCACGCTCGACGCGCAGGCGGGTACCAAGGCCTCGGTGGCCGGCAAGACCGGGGTGGACGTGCAGGGCGCGGAGGTCAAGATCGACGGGCAGGCGAACACGACGGTCCAGGCCGGCGCCCAGCTCGCCCTCAAGGGTGCGGTGGTGATGATCAATTGA
- a CDS encoding CIS tube protein: MSLAKAYLQIEGGTQIPCLYNPEQLSLSRRNSWSAPSMPGKGVSTAQFNGTESASMSLELKFDTTLEGVPVTNYTGKILALMEPDPSLAGSDETSNNARPRTVTFGWGNLQSFESVITSLSLTFTYFSESGTPLRADMSLTLMQYQQSDAFGPQNPTSGTPRPHRVHRVQPGETLDRISARYYGDATKWRALASANGLEDPLAVRPGTVLSIPRLGSA; this comes from the coding sequence ATGAGTCTCGCCAAGGCCTACCTGCAGATCGAGGGCGGCACCCAGATCCCGTGCCTCTACAACCCCGAGCAGCTCTCGCTGAGCCGCCGCAACAGCTGGAGCGCGCCCTCGATGCCGGGCAAGGGCGTCTCGACGGCGCAGTTCAACGGCACCGAGTCCGCGTCGATGTCGCTGGAGCTGAAGTTCGACACCACGCTGGAGGGCGTGCCGGTCACCAACTACACCGGCAAGATCCTGGCGCTGATGGAGCCGGACCCGAGCCTGGCCGGGTCGGACGAGACCAGCAACAACGCCCGCCCGCGGACCGTCACCTTCGGCTGGGGCAACCTGCAGAGCTTCGAGTCGGTCATCACCTCGCTCAGCCTCACGTTCACCTACTTCTCCGAGAGCGGTACGCCGCTGCGTGCCGACATGAGCCTGACCCTCATGCAGTACCAGCAGTCGGACGCCTTCGGGCCGCAGAACCCCACCTCCGGCACGCCTCGGCCGCACCGGGTGCACCGCGTCCAGCCGGGGGAGACCCTCGACCGGATCAGCGCGCGCTACTACGGCGACGCCACCAAGTGGCGGGCGCTGGCCTCGGCCAACGGCCTCGAGGACCCCCTCGCCGTACGGCCGGGCACCGTCCTCTCCATCCCGCGGCTGGGCTCGGCATGA
- a CDS encoding phage tail protein, with the protein MSITPSSAASPAAQNLLGSDLATASRFLFELDGAEIGVFSSVSGLEMTVETYQILEGGQNGFSHKLPGRVTWPNLIFRRGVTDSDALFAWLQKSSGEGFAASGNKLTKSTGAVTVIGLDGSRLRSWNFNDVWPVRWKGPDFDVSRDDPLQEELEIAHHGFVSAKPATA; encoded by the coding sequence ATGAGCATCACCCCCTCGTCGGCCGCGTCGCCGGCCGCACAGAACCTGCTGGGCTCGGACCTGGCCACGGCCAGCCGCTTCCTGTTCGAGCTCGACGGCGCCGAGATCGGCGTCTTCTCCTCCGTCTCCGGCCTGGAGATGACGGTGGAGACCTATCAGATCCTCGAGGGCGGCCAGAACGGCTTCAGCCACAAGCTGCCCGGCCGGGTGACGTGGCCGAACCTGATCTTCCGGCGCGGCGTCACCGACAGTGACGCCCTGTTCGCCTGGCTGCAGAAGAGCTCCGGCGAGGGGTTCGCCGCGTCGGGCAACAAGCTGACGAAGTCGACCGGGGCCGTGACGGTGATAGGTCTGGACGGCAGCCGGCTGCGCTCGTGGAACTTCAACGACGTGTGGCCGGTGCGCTGGAAGGGCCCGGACTTCGATGTCAGCCGGGACGACCCGCTCCAGGAGGAGCTCGAGATCGCCCACCACGGCTTCGTCTCCGCCAAGCCCGCCACCGCCTAG
- a CDS encoding DUF6760 family protein — MLRYPTDALWQEIAFLAYHLHWSMDDLLDLEHMDRVRMVRAVVNLNERAWQSVREFGA; from the coding sequence ATGCTGCGCTACCCCACCGACGCGCTGTGGCAGGAGATCGCCTTCCTCGCCTACCACCTGCACTGGTCCATGGACGACCTGCTCGACCTCGAGCACATGGACCGGGTGCGGATGGTGCGCGCCGTGGTGAACCTCAACGAGCGGGCCTGGCAGTCGGTCCGTGAGTTCGGTGCCTGA
- a CDS encoding phage tail protein has product MPNDLISTDPIVAQNFYLELDGVSIVLSSVGGLDLEFDVVTMSQAGPGGIKQQVKTRGSVLKVSDLTITRMAPKDAMNDPIWKWFYTIHDKGFVIGDRTNNRKNGSVVLYDSSQAEIGRYNFFNGWPSKISTDQMSSDSNEPVKENITLVIERLQRVK; this is encoded by the coding sequence ATGCCCAATGACCTCATCTCCACCGACCCGATCGTCGCGCAGAACTTCTACCTGGAGCTCGACGGCGTCTCGATCGTCCTCTCCAGCGTCGGCGGACTCGACCTCGAGTTCGACGTCGTCACCATGTCCCAGGCCGGCCCCGGCGGGATCAAGCAGCAGGTCAAGACCCGCGGCTCGGTCCTCAAGGTCTCCGACCTCACCATCACCCGGATGGCGCCCAAGGACGCGATGAACGACCCGATCTGGAAGTGGTTCTACACGATCCACGACAAGGGCTTCGTGATCGGCGACCGGACCAACAACCGCAAGAACGGCTCGGTCGTCCTCTACGACTCCTCGCAGGCGGAGATCGGCCGGTACAACTTCTTCAACGGCTGGCCGAGCAAGATCTCCACCGACCAGATGAGCTCGGACTCCAACGAGCCGGTCAAGGAGAACATCACCTTGGTGATCGAGCGCCTCCAGCGAGTCAAGTGA